Genomic DNA from Roseburia intestinalis L1-82:
ATATACTGAAAATGTTATCTGAGGTAACGATCGGAAAAGTAATAAAAAATGAGGATGGGGATTTTTTTCTGGCAGATGAAGAAATGCATTATTTTGAAATTGGAAATTTATCCATGGGAATCAAGGCATTTACAATTATTCGCACTTTGTTAGAAAAAGGCGAAATCCATGAGAAAGATGTGATGGTGCTAGATGAGCCGGAAATACACCTACATCCGGAATGGCAGCTTATATATGCAGAATTGATCGTATTACTGGAAAAATATCTTCATCTTACGATACTAATCACTACACACAGTCCTTATTTTCTAGAGGCGATTGAAACATATACGAAAAAACATAATGTGGATCATATTACGAATTATTACCTTGCACAGGCAGATGGAAAAGAAACGGTTATGAAAGATGTTACAGAAAATCTGCAGTCTGTGTATCAGTTGTTAGCAAAACCGTTTGAAAAATTAGAAAGTATTCAGATGTCTAAATAGCAGAAAGCAGGCAAGAATTTGATTTTGAAGAAATGGGGATATAATGACAAAAGAGGCAATAGAAAAACTTCCGGAAGTTATGCAGTCGATGACTGCAACATTAAAACACTGTTCTAAGGACGATGCAAGTTTTGATTATATGACGGAAAGCAGATTACTTGCTGTCAATTTTGATCGTTTTTCAAAGTATTATTGCCAAGTGGTTAAAATAGCACAACAACCGAAAACCAATGATGCATTGTATTGTACAGAAGATGGAAAGTGGTATTTTGTGGAGTTTAAAAATGGCAGCATAAAAAAGGATGAAATTTACCGGAAAATATATGACAGTCTTATTATGCTGATAGAAGCAGGAATGATCCCTGATTATCAATTTTCCAGAGAAAATATAAGCTATATTCTTGATGAAACCAATACATATACCAAAGAGCAATTTGAACAATTGTTTGTAAAAAAGTTTGAAAAATTAGAAGGGACAGACAGAAAATGACAGGATACCGTTATATAAAACGAATCATAGATATCTTACTCAGCGGGCTTGCGATTATTATATTGTCCCCGCTGCTTTTGATCTTATGCATTGCGATCAAATTAGATTCACCGGGACCAATCTTCTTTACACAAAAGAGAGTCGGCATCCACAAGACATATTTCCAGATTTATAAATTCCGGACCATGCGCACCGATACACCGAAAGATATGCCGACACATATGCTGGCAAATCCGGAACAGTACATTACAAAAACCGGCAGATTTCTTCGTAAGACCAGCCTCGATGAGCTGCCACAGATCTTTAATATTTTTAAGGGGGATATGAGTATCGTAGGTCCCCGCCCGGCACTCTGGAATCAGGATGACCTTGTCGCAGAGCGTGACAAATACGGTGCAAATGATGTGACACCGGGTCTGACCGGTTGGGCGCAGATCAACGGACGTGACGAACTTGAAATTCCGGTCAAGGCAAAATTAGATGGCGAGTATGTGAAAAAATATGGGTTTACAATGGATGTACGGTGTTTCTTTGGTACATTCTTAAGCGTTTTGAGACAGGATGGAGTGGTTGAAGGTGGAACAGGGAGCATGAAGGGGAAATGAAAAAGGTATTGATTTTAGGTGCCAACAGCTATATTGGCAACTCATTTCAAAAATATATTGGAGAAAATTATAATGACCAGTATGAGGTTCATAAAGTCAGTCTGCGTGGTGAGGCGTGGAAAGAGGATGACTGGTCGGAGTATGAAAGTGTGATCAATGTTACTGCAAAAGTACATATTACAAATGAACGATTTACGGAAGCAGAAATCAAAGAATATAATGATATTAATTGTACTCTGGCATGTGAAGCGGCTGTAAAAGCAATAAATGAAGGTGTTGGACAGTATATATTCCTAAGCACTATGAGTATTTACGGAATAGGTGACTCTAAGAAGCCGGTTGTTGTTGATGAGAGTACAAAACCGAATCCGCAAAATCCTTATGGAAAAAGTAAGTGGAAAGCAGAAGTTGGATTAAATAAAATATTTCAAAACAATGGAAATAAACAAAAAACAAAACTGGTGATCATACGACCACCTATGGTATACGGTGAGGGCTGCAAAGGGAATTTTCAGACATTGGTTAAATTGGCAAAAATATGTCCGGTTTTTCCTGATTATCCGAATGGAAGAAGCATGTTATTTGTGGATAATCTGAGTGAATTTATGGCTCAGGTAATAAAAAATCAGATGGAAGGTGTTTTTTTTCCTCAGGATCGAAAATATGTCAATACAGCAGATATGGTGGCAGCAATAGCAAGTGCTAATGGGAAAAAAATAAGAAAATGTAAAATATTTAATCCGTTTGTGGATATTGGAAAATATGCGCCTGGAAAAGTTGGGCGAATGGTGCGGAAAGCATTTGGAACATTAGTTTATGACAGTGAAATAAGTAAAAATGATATATTTGACTATCAAAAATATGGTATGGAAGATGGTATTCGGCCAGAACATAAAAAACGCGTATTAATGTTGGCACATGTATCTTCGATGATAGACTTGTTTAACATGCGAAATATTGAAATGCTTCAGAAAATGGGGTATGAAGTACATGTTGCAGCTAATTTTAAAGTCGGAAATGTCAGTTCCGCACAGCGTATCGAGGAATTTAAAAAGGAACTTGAACAAAAAAATATAAAATGGTTTCAGATTGATTTTGAGAGAAATGTATTTCATTTTGGCAAAAATGCTAAAGCGTATCAACAGTTAAAGACACTTTTGTCAGAAAAAAAATATCAATTTATACATTGCCATAGTCCTATAGGTGGTGTGTTAGGACGGTTAGCTGCACATAAATACCATATACCGGTAATTTATACAGCACATGGATTTCATTTTTTTCAGGGAGCACCAAAGAAAAACTGGCTGCTGTTTTATCCAGTAGAATGGTTGCTTAGTTTCTGGACAGATACACTTGTGACAATCAATAGAGAGGATTATGATAGAGCAAAGAAGCATATGCATGCTAAAAGAATTCTTTATGTGCCAGGAGTTGGGGTTAATCTTGGGGATGCAAAGAATAATATAGAGTATTCCGGCGAGGAAAAAAGAATAAAAAAACGAAAAGAACTTGGCATACCAGAAGATGCTTTCCTGATAGCACAGGTGGCGGAGTTAACTGCAAGAAAGAATCAGAGAACAGTGATTACGGCAGTGGAAAAATTAAATGAGCCTAACATCTACTATGTGATGTGTGGAATTGGAGAAAAAAAAGAAGAGCTGGAAGAACAGGTGAGAAAGGGAGGAATGGAGTCCCGGATTCTTTTTTTGGGATTTCGAACAGATATAGATGATATTTTAGATTGTGCCGATTGCTTTGTTTTGTCTTCTTATCAAGAGGGACTGTCTGTGGCATTGATGGAAGCAATGACAGAGGGACTTCCTGTTGTTTGTGGAAAAATCAGAGGCAATGTTGACCTGGTCGAAAATGGTGTTGGAGGCTATCTGGTAGCACCGGGAGAAGAAAGTGAGTACAGAAAAGCGTTTACAAAATTATATGAGATGAAACAAAAAGAACCACATAGATTTGAAAATATGGGACAGGCGAATCAGTGTAAAATGAAAGAGTTTAGCAAGGAAAATGTGGATAAGATTATGTGGGAGATATATAAGAATATTGGAAAATAGGTAATACTATTGCAATGTATATTGTTATAAAGTTTGTTTTGAGATGATGCATGGAAATGTGATATCGGAAATACAGTTGGAAGTATTGTAAAGTAATATGTTGGAAGGAATGAGAATGGTGCCTGATATATCTGTATTAATGGGAATATATAATGAAAAGAAAAAAGAACAGGTAGAGATGGCAATTTCATCTATCTTAAATCAATCGTACAGTAACTTTGAATTTATTATCTGCGATGATGGTTCGTCAGAAGAATTCTTCTTGTGGCTGCAGGAGTACTGTAAGACAGACGAACGGATTCATCTCCTTCGAAATGAAAAAAATGAAGGGTTGTCAAAGGCATTGAACAGGTGCCTGAAATATGCAAAGGGAGAATATATTGCACGAATGGATGCGGATGATATCTCGTTGCCGGAGCGTTTTGAAAAACAAGTTATGTTTTTAAAAACACATCCGGAATACGCATTTACAGGAAGCGCAGTCAGCCTGATTGATGAGGGGGGGATTTGGGGAGAACGTAAGCCATCAGAAAGACCACAGAAAACAGATTTTTTGTGGACATCCCCATTTATACATCCGTCGATTATGATGAAAACAAGTGTCCTGCAGAATATGAATGGATATACGACAGCGGATTATGCAGAAAGAACAGAAGATTACGATTTGTTTATGCGTTTATATGCAGCAGGAGAAAAAGGGTACAATTTACAGGAAAAATTATTTTTGTACCGCGAAGACAGAAATGCATTTGCGAA
This window encodes:
- a CDS encoding sugar transferase, which codes for MTGYRYIKRIIDILLSGLAIIILSPLLLILCIAIKLDSPGPIFFTQKRVGIHKTYFQIYKFRTMRTDTPKDMPTHMLANPEQYITKTGRFLRKTSLDELPQIFNIFKGDMSIVGPRPALWNQDDLVAERDKYGANDVTPGLTGWAQINGRDELEIPVKAKLDGEYVKKYGFTMDVRCFFGTFLSVLRQDGVVEGGTGSMKGK
- a CDS encoding glycosyltransferase; its protein translation is MKKVLILGANSYIGNSFQKYIGENYNDQYEVHKVSLRGEAWKEDDWSEYESVINVTAKVHITNERFTEAEIKEYNDINCTLACEAAVKAINEGVGQYIFLSTMSIYGIGDSKKPVVVDESTKPNPQNPYGKSKWKAEVGLNKIFQNNGNKQKTKLVIIRPPMVYGEGCKGNFQTLVKLAKICPVFPDYPNGRSMLFVDNLSEFMAQVIKNQMEGVFFPQDRKYVNTADMVAAIASANGKKIRKCKIFNPFVDIGKYAPGKVGRMVRKAFGTLVYDSEISKNDIFDYQKYGMEDGIRPEHKKRVLMLAHVSSMIDLFNMRNIEMLQKMGYEVHVAANFKVGNVSSAQRIEEFKKELEQKNIKWFQIDFERNVFHFGKNAKAYQQLKTLLSEKKYQFIHCHSPIGGVLGRLAAHKYHIPVIYTAHGFHFFQGAPKKNWLLFYPVEWLLSFWTDTLVTINREDYDRAKKHMHAKRILYVPGVGVNLGDAKNNIEYSGEEKRIKKRKELGIPEDAFLIAQVAELTARKNQRTVITAVEKLNEPNIYYVMCGIGEKKEELEEQVRKGGMESRILFLGFRTDIDDILDCADCFVLSSYQEGLSVALMEAMTEGLPVVCGKIRGNVDLVENGVGGYLVAPGEESEYRKAFTKLYEMKQKEPHRFENMGQANQCKMKEFSKENVDKIMWEIYKNIGK
- a CDS encoding glycosyltransferase → MVPDISVLMGIYNEKKKEQVEMAISSILNQSYSNFEFIICDDGSSEEFFLWLQEYCKTDERIHLLRNEKNEGLSKALNRCLKYAKGEYIARMDADDISLPERFEKQVMFLKTHPEYAFTGSAVSLIDEGGIWGERKPSERPQKTDFLWTSPFIHPSIMMKTSVLQNMNGYTTADYAERTEDYDLFMRLYAAGEKGYNLQEKLFLYREDRNAFAKRKYRYRINEAKVRYIGFGQLGIRKGSMKYIIKPLVVGVLPGFVLQKLHKRQFGEKEG